One Rhodothermus bifroesti DNA window includes the following coding sequences:
- the scpB gene encoding SMC-Scp complex subunit ScpB, with the protein MSFHEENQALMQAVEAVLFVADEPLSASQLVALWREAFDVSITEADVEAAIAALNATYEATGRVFRIYTWAGGYRLATIPSITPLLQLYKKPEKVKLTQPLLETLAIIAYRQPITKPEIDHLRGVDAEHALNRLQELELIQVVGRSDTIGRPLLYGTTQRFLEHFGLPSLQQLPPLPSIEALSADPQIRQEQLRALLDSLDGEHSGTL; encoded by the coding sequence ATGTCCTTTCATGAGGAAAATCAGGCACTCATGCAAGCGGTAGAAGCGGTGCTGTTTGTAGCCGATGAACCGCTTTCCGCTTCTCAACTTGTTGCTCTCTGGAGAGAGGCTTTTGATGTATCGATAACGGAAGCAGACGTTGAAGCGGCCATTGCCGCGCTCAATGCGACTTATGAGGCAACGGGGCGGGTGTTTCGCATTTACACGTGGGCTGGAGGTTATCGGTTGGCTACCATTCCGTCAATAACTCCGTTATTGCAACTTTACAAAAAACCAGAAAAAGTCAAACTTACCCAACCTCTCCTAGAAACCCTAGCCATCATTGCTTATCGCCAACCCATCACAAAACCCGAAATCGACCATCTGCGAGGCGTAGATGCAGAGCACGCCCTGAATCGACTCCAAGAGCTAGAACTGATCCAAGTAGTAGGCCGAAGTGATACCATCGGTAGACCCTTACTTTATGGCACCACCCAGCGCTTTCTGGAGCACTTCGGCCTGCCTAGTCTGCAACAACTACCTCCTTTGCCCAGCATTGAAGCTTTAAGCGCGGATCCACAAATACGCCAAGAACAACTCCGCGCACTTTTAGACAGCCTAGATGGTGAACACTCGGGCACTCTCTAA
- a CDS encoding segregation and condensation protein A, whose translation MFRVRLAAFEGPLDLLLYFIRRDELDLFDIPIAQIADEFLAYVRLMEELDLDGVSDFLYMAAVLLEIKARWLLPRPVPEEAASPDVQEDPRQELVDRLLRYLQYKAAAERLATYAEERARHYTRGQAAAPTELMSLSPVPLAPVSVTALLEAVKALLARRTIVPMHAVRREVYSVELQQRYLMARLREADRWSFWELAKGHPRGWVIATFLAVLELARLGKLRIEMGEHVEDFTVKSVREDVLS comes from the coding sequence ATGTTTCGCGTCCGCCTTGCTGCGTTTGAAGGGCCACTGGACCTCTTGCTGTATTTCATCCGGCGGGATGAGCTGGATTTATTTGATATTCCCATAGCCCAGATTGCAGATGAATTTTTGGCGTACGTGCGGCTTATGGAAGAGCTGGACTTGGACGGGGTGAGTGATTTTTTGTACATGGCTGCCGTACTGCTTGAAATCAAAGCCCGCTGGCTGTTGCCTCGCCCAGTGCCTGAGGAAGCAGCCTCTCCTGATGTACAGGAGGATCCAAGGCAGGAATTGGTCGATCGCCTGCTGCGTTATTTGCAATACAAAGCTGCTGCTGAACGGCTTGCGACTTATGCTGAGGAGCGGGCACGCCACTATACGCGTGGGCAAGCGGCTGCACCTACTGAACTCATGAGCTTATCGCCAGTGCCACTGGCACCCGTCTCTGTTACGGCTTTATTAGAAGCCGTTAAGGCCTTATTGGCGCGCCGCACCATCGTACCGATGCATGCGGTGCGGCGTGAGGTTTACAGCGTAGAGCTGCAGCAGCGTTACCTAATGGCGCGTTTGCGTGAAGCCGATCGGTGGTCCTTTTGGGAGTTGGCTAAAGGGCATCCTCGAGGATGGGTGATTGCTACGTTTTTGGCTGTGCTGGAGCTAGCGCGTTTAGGCAAACTCCGCATTGAAATGGGAGAGCACGTAGAGGACTTTACAGTCAAATCGGTGAGGGAAGATGTCCTTTCATGA
- a CDS encoding NAD-dependent epimerase/dehydratase family protein has product MEKILVTGGAGFIGSHVAEALLKQGHIVHILDNLSSGREENVPEGAVLHRLDVRDAAVFTLFAQERYTVLVHHAAQMDVRRSVADPKFDADVNIMGLLNLMEAGRQNGLRKVIFASTGGAIYGEPDYVPQDEDHPVRPLSPYGITKLASEKYLYFYEQQYGVSYVALRYANVYGPRQNPHGEAGVVAIFTQRMLEGRQPVINGSGEQTRDFVYVGDVVAANLAALAYEGSGVFNIGTGIETSINELFRLIRDLIDPAVPEVHGEAKPGEQQRSVLGYARAQAVLGWRPQVSLREGLQRTVAWFQARVAV; this is encoded by the coding sequence ATGGAAAAAATTTTAGTCACTGGGGGAGCTGGTTTTATTGGCTCCCATGTCGCGGAAGCACTTTTAAAACAAGGCCATATTGTGCACATTTTAGACAACCTTTCTTCAGGGAGGGAAGAAAACGTCCCAGAGGGAGCTGTCTTGCATCGCTTGGACGTGCGCGATGCTGCAGTTTTTACCTTATTTGCTCAGGAGCGCTATACGGTTTTGGTGCATCATGCAGCTCAGATGGACGTGCGGCGATCGGTTGCTGATCCTAAGTTTGATGCCGATGTGAACATCATGGGTTTACTCAACCTGATGGAGGCTGGGCGTCAAAACGGCCTGCGTAAGGTCATTTTTGCCTCGACAGGGGGAGCGATCTACGGCGAACCAGATTACGTACCCCAAGACGAAGATCATCCCGTACGGCCGCTTTCACCTTACGGTATTACCAAGCTTGCTTCAGAGAAATACCTTTACTTTTATGAGCAGCAGTACGGCGTTTCTTATGTGGCGCTGCGCTATGCAAATGTGTATGGACCGCGGCAGAACCCGCATGGTGAGGCCGGCGTGGTAGCCATCTTTACGCAGCGTATGCTGGAGGGGCGGCAGCCCGTCATTAACGGTTCTGGAGAGCAAACGCGGGATTTTGTGTATGTAGGCGATGTGGTTGCAGCCAATTTGGCTGCCTTGGCTTATGAGGGTTCGGGAGTGTTTAATATCGGTACCGGTATTGAAACCAGCATCAATGAACTTTTCCGTCTGATTCGAGACCTTATTGATCCTGCTGTACCAGAGGTGCATGGTGAGGCAAAGCCTGGGGAACAGCAGCGAAGCGTGCTGGGCTACGCACGCGCACAAGCGGTTTTGGGATGGCGTCCTCAGGTATCTTTGCGCGAAGGGCTGCAGCGCACTGTAGCGTGGTTTCAGGCACGCGTGGCTGTCTAG
- a CDS encoding M16 family metallopeptidase: MRMHPFPVATAFQKTELPCGLRIVTETIPSVRSVAVGLWIDVGSRDERDEEAGISHFIEHMVFKGTERRRTHQIAQRIEYVGGYLNAFTTKEHTCYYVRVLDEHLARALDTLIDLVFRPRFPDREIEKEKEVILEEMKMYEDTPDEYIFDLFEAVIYGEHPLGRPIVGRAETVRAFNRAMLVDFMMRQYTPFRMVLAAAGNVVHERVVTLAARLLRDVALPAGDQRVRLPVPAYQPAKRLEQRAVQQAHVVLGGRGYDMHHPWRAALMVLNTLLGGGMSSRLNQNIRERYGYCYNIYSFVNLHSDTGDWGVYMATDPGRVERVVALVERELDRLVREPVGQRVLTQAKNQVKGSLMLGQENMSNRMMRLGRQELYFGRYYSLDEALAEVDAVNAALVQEVAKALFAAPLFSRVVLLPK; encoded by the coding sequence ATGCGCATGCATCCTTTTCCCGTAGCGACTGCATTCCAAAAAACCGAATTGCCTTGCGGTCTACGTATTGTGACGGAGACGATTCCTTCGGTTCGGTCGGTAGCCGTGGGGCTCTGGATTGATGTAGGGAGTCGAGATGAGCGTGACGAAGAGGCGGGCATTTCGCATTTTATTGAGCACATGGTCTTTAAAGGGACCGAGCGTCGTCGCACGCATCAGATTGCACAACGCATCGAGTATGTAGGGGGCTATCTAAATGCCTTTACGACGAAAGAGCACACTTGTTATTACGTACGCGTGCTTGATGAGCATCTGGCACGGGCATTGGATACCCTGATCGACCTGGTGTTTCGTCCGCGCTTCCCAGATCGCGAGATTGAGAAGGAAAAAGAAGTGATTTTGGAAGAGATGAAAATGTACGAAGATACGCCTGACGAGTATATCTTCGACCTTTTTGAAGCGGTCATCTATGGGGAGCATCCGCTAGGGCGGCCAATTGTGGGGCGGGCTGAGACGGTGCGGGCCTTTAATCGGGCGATGCTGGTGGATTTTATGATGCGTCAGTACACGCCATTTCGGATGGTGCTTGCAGCAGCAGGAAATGTCGTTCATGAACGGGTGGTGACGTTGGCGGCGCGCTTGTTGCGGGATGTGGCGCTTCCGGCAGGTGATCAGCGCGTGCGCCTTCCAGTACCGGCGTATCAACCTGCAAAGCGCCTAGAGCAGCGTGCGGTGCAGCAGGCACATGTTGTGCTGGGTGGTCGCGGCTATGATATGCATCACCCCTGGCGGGCTGCCTTAATGGTACTTAACACGTTGCTGGGTGGGGGTATGTCCAGCCGGCTCAACCAAAACATCCGGGAGCGATACGGGTATTGCTACAACATTTATTCGTTTGTCAACTTGCACTCTGACACGGGAGACTGGGGTGTGTATATGGCCACAGATCCTGGTCGCGTAGAGCGGGTGGTAGCGTTGGTTGAGCGGGAGTTGGATCGTCTGGTGCGAGAGCCTGTAGGACAGCGTGTGCTGACGCAGGCGAAGAATCAGGTCAAGGGGTCGCTGATGTTAGGGCAGGAGAACATGAGTAACCGGATGATGCGTCTAGGGCGGCAAGAGCTGTATTTTGGGCGCTATTATAGTTTAGATGAGGCTTTGGCCGAGGTAGATGCGGTAAACGCGGCGTTGGTGCAGGAAGTGGCAAAGGCACTTTTTGCTGCGCCGTTGTTTTCGCGGGTAGTGTTGTTGCCTAAGTAG
- the pnp gene encoding polyribonucleotide nucleotidyltransferase → MMMQATFHEIEFAPGKTLRLETGRLAKQANGAVVVRQGDTMVLCTAVLASEPRPGVDFFPLTVEYREKFAAGGKIPGGFIKREGRPSDKEILSSRLIDRAIRPLFPEGFLHEVQIICYVISADDRYDADVLAGTGASAALLLAGAPFDGPIAEVRVGRIDGQFVVNPTLKELEQSDMNLVVAGKEDAIVMVEGELKEVSEADVLEALEVAHEAIRKLCQGQRAFVEAYGHVEPFAYTPVVLPEALLERVRELAAPRLEAHLRAPYEKQEFYEGLERIGEETLTALLGTVDAEGQPVLAEATPEGWTADQIRKAVVQVTREVMRQLILREGRRIDGRGLEEIRPIWMEVGYLPRVHGSAIFTRGETQVLASVTLGTSKDVQLIDQIFVTGDKRFFLHYEFPPFCTGEVRPLRGPGRREVGHGYLAERALAAVLPDEASFPYTIRISADVLESNGSSSMASVCAGSLALMDAGVPVKKHVAGVAMGLIKEGDQVAVLTDILGTEDHLGDMDFKVAGTRDGITACQMDIKISGLTREILQQALEQARRGRLYILDLMEQTIEAPRPDLSPYAPRLTQITIDAGFIGAVIGPGGRVVQGIQRETNTTIEIEERDGVGVVTIAATNQENAQRAIERIKQIVAVPEVGAEYEGIVRSIQSFGAIVEIMPGKEGLLHISELDYGYVKDVHDYLKVGDKVRVKLIEIRDDGKLRLSRKAFLPPPEATAEAKNGEPEKTAAAARKEPASGGATRGGGRSGGVHGRGPGRGRGGHRR, encoded by the coding sequence ATGATGATGCAGGCAACCTTTCATGAGATTGAGTTTGCGCCGGGTAAAACGTTGCGCTTGGAGACCGGCCGGTTAGCGAAGCAGGCTAATGGGGCCGTGGTGGTGCGCCAAGGCGACACCATGGTGCTGTGTACCGCGGTGTTGGCTTCGGAGCCGCGGCCAGGGGTGGATTTTTTCCCGCTCACTGTAGAATATCGCGAGAAATTTGCTGCTGGAGGGAAGATCCCTGGAGGGTTTATTAAGCGTGAAGGGCGACCTTCTGACAAGGAGATTCTCTCCTCTCGCTTAATCGACCGAGCCATCCGTCCGCTTTTCCCTGAAGGCTTTTTGCATGAGGTGCAGATCATTTGCTACGTGATTTCGGCTGATGACCGTTACGATGCCGACGTGCTGGCGGGTACTGGTGCTTCGGCGGCACTGCTGCTGGCGGGTGCACCGTTTGATGGACCCATTGCCGAGGTGCGGGTTGGGCGCATTGACGGCCAATTTGTGGTCAACCCAACGCTCAAGGAGCTCGAGCAAAGCGACATGAACTTGGTGGTGGCTGGGAAGGAAGACGCTATCGTGATGGTCGAGGGGGAGCTGAAAGAGGTTAGCGAGGCGGATGTGCTCGAAGCTCTTGAAGTAGCGCACGAGGCCATTCGTAAGCTTTGCCAGGGGCAGCGTGCTTTCGTGGAGGCCTACGGCCACGTGGAGCCGTTTGCCTACACGCCTGTTGTACTGCCAGAGGCGCTCCTAGAACGCGTTCGGGAGCTAGCGGCACCTCGGTTGGAAGCACACCTGCGCGCTCCCTACGAAAAACAAGAGTTTTATGAAGGCCTCGAGCGCATTGGTGAAGAAACGCTCACGGCGCTTTTAGGTACGGTTGATGCCGAAGGGCAACCTGTACTGGCTGAGGCTACGCCAGAGGGGTGGACCGCCGATCAGATTCGCAAGGCGGTTGTTCAGGTTACGCGTGAGGTGATGCGACAGCTGATCCTGCGCGAAGGCCGACGTATCGATGGGCGCGGTCTGGAAGAGATTCGGCCAATTTGGATGGAGGTGGGCTACTTGCCACGCGTGCATGGCTCGGCGATCTTTACGCGGGGAGAGACGCAAGTACTGGCTTCGGTTACGCTGGGTACGTCAAAAGACGTGCAGCTTATTGATCAAATCTTTGTCACGGGCGATAAGCGATTCTTTTTGCACTACGAATTTCCTCCATTCTGCACAGGGGAGGTTCGCCCCCTGCGAGGTCCAGGCCGGCGTGAAGTAGGTCATGGCTATCTGGCCGAGCGCGCACTTGCTGCTGTTTTGCCTGACGAAGCGAGCTTCCCATATACGATCCGCATCAGTGCCGATGTGCTTGAATCGAACGGCTCCTCGTCGATGGCCAGTGTATGTGCTGGTTCACTAGCGCTCATGGACGCTGGTGTGCCGGTTAAGAAGCATGTGGCTGGCGTGGCGATGGGGCTCATCAAAGAAGGGGACCAGGTGGCTGTGCTGACCGATATCCTGGGCACGGAGGATCACCTGGGCGATATGGACTTTAAGGTGGCGGGCACGCGCGATGGCATTACCGCTTGCCAGATGGACATCAAAATCAGCGGCCTAACGCGCGAAATTCTCCAGCAGGCCCTGGAGCAAGCCCGGCGTGGGCGACTCTACATTTTGGACCTGATGGAACAGACCATTGAAGCCCCACGGCCGGATTTGTCTCCGTATGCGCCACGGTTAACGCAGATCACCATCGACGCGGGGTTTATTGGTGCGGTTATCGGCCCTGGTGGACGCGTGGTGCAAGGGATCCAGCGGGAGACGAATACAACTATCGAGATCGAAGAGCGCGATGGCGTGGGCGTGGTTACCATTGCAGCCACCAATCAGGAAAATGCGCAGCGCGCCATTGAGCGCATCAAGCAGATTGTAGCTGTGCCTGAAGTGGGCGCCGAATATGAAGGCATTGTGCGGAGCATTCAAAGCTTTGGGGCTATTGTAGAGATCATGCCTGGTAAGGAGGGGCTGCTGCACATTTCTGAGTTGGATTACGGCTATGTGAAGGATGTGCACGACTATCTGAAAGTGGGGGACAAGGTCCGCGTCAAACTCATCGAAATCCGCGACGATGGTAAGCTGCGCCTGAGTCGAAAGGCGTTTTTGCCTCCACCGGAGGCAACGGCTGAAGCCAAAAATGGAGAGCCGGAAAAAACTGCTGCGGCAGCACGTAAGGAACCTGCCTCAGGTGGAGCGACCCGTGGTGGCGGGCGCAGCGGCGGTGTGCACGGCCGTGGCCCAGGTCGGGGTCGTGGAGGTCACCGGCGCTAA
- the rpsO gene encoding 30S ribosomal protein S15: MISSEHKRELIRKYGTHENDTGRAEVQIALFTHRINALTEHLQRHPKDFSTRRGLLKLVGKRRRLLDYLMREDIARYRAIVEELGIRK; encoded by the coding sequence ATGATTAGTTCAGAACACAAACGCGAGCTGATTCGCAAGTACGGTACGCACGAAAACGACACAGGCCGAGCAGAAGTGCAAATTGCACTTTTTACGCATCGCATCAATGCCCTTACGGAGCATTTGCAGCGCCATCCAAAGGATTTTTCTACGCGTCGCGGATTGCTCAAGCTGGTAGGTAAGCGGCGTCGTTTGCTTGATTATTTGATGCGAGAGGACATTGCACGCTACCGTGCAATCGTCGAGGAATTGGGCATTCGCAAATAG